From the genome of Candidatus Electrothrix communis, one region includes:
- a CDS encoding mechanosensitive ion channel, producing the protein MNKQPHLLITWLEQAGISHNFAVPLTYSLIIFAVVLVALLTTWIVRRTLVSTLIKLIRNNRLRWDDALVDHYFFTRLSWFVPVLIFYIAQDILLPPDSQWVELLRRLIICGFILAGVRLISALLKAVNSIYRSRHLQTGKTIRGYIDAIRIVSYILCAILLISALTGRSPWGLLSVMGGLTALTMLIFRDTILGFIASIQLTANDMIRVGDWIEMGSHGADGDVIEVSIHSVRVRNWNKTVTTIPTYALIANPFKNWRGMSESGGRRIKRALHLDMTSIRFLTDDDLDRLGEIRILREYLRSGREEIKKYNRARGAESSETINGRCLTNVGVFRAYISAWLQEHPKIHKKMTFLVRQLKPGSTGMPLEIYVFSNDQVWANYEALQADIFDHLIAILPYFDLRVFQEPSGYDFRAISFSKSETRPVEQ; encoded by the coding sequence CTGACGTACAGCCTCATAATCTTTGCGGTCGTTCTCGTGGCCCTGTTAACAACCTGGATCGTTCGCCGCACTCTGGTCAGCACCCTTATTAAGCTCATCCGCAATAACCGCCTACGCTGGGATGACGCCCTGGTAGATCATTATTTTTTCACCCGACTGTCCTGGTTTGTCCCGGTGCTCATCTTCTATATCGCCCAGGACATCCTCCTCCCCCCTGATTCGCAATGGGTGGAGCTGCTCCGCCGCCTGATTATCTGCGGTTTCATCCTGGCCGGAGTCCGTCTCATCAGCGCCCTGCTCAAGGCCGTCAACAGCATCTATCGCTCCCGTCATCTCCAAACCGGCAAGACTATTCGGGGCTATATCGACGCCATCAGGATCGTCTCCTATATCCTATGCGCTATCTTGCTCATCAGCGCATTGACCGGTCGTTCCCCTTGGGGCCTGCTTTCCGTCATGGGCGGCCTGACTGCGCTCACCATGCTCATCTTCCGGGATACCATTCTTGGCTTTATCGCCTCTATTCAACTCACAGCCAATGATATGATCAGGGTGGGTGACTGGATTGAGATGGGATCACATGGCGCGGACGGCGATGTCATTGAGGTATCCATCCACTCGGTTCGGGTGCGCAACTGGAATAAGACCGTCACCACCATCCCCACCTATGCCCTGATCGCCAATCCCTTTAAAAATTGGCGCGGCATGAGCGAGTCTGGGGGCCGTCGGATCAAACGGGCCCTGCATCTTGACATGACCTCGATTCGTTTTCTGACAGATGATGATTTAGACAGATTGGGGGAGATCCGTATTCTTCGGGAGTATCTCCGCAGCGGAAGGGAAGAAATCAAAAAATATAACAGGGCGCGGGGAGCAGAATCAAGCGAGACAATCAACGGGCGTTGCCTAACAAATGTGGGTGTTTTTCGAGCTTATATCTCAGCATGGCTCCAGGAACATCCCAAAATCCACAAAAAAATGACCTTTCTGGTCCGGCAACTGAAACCCGGCTCCACAGGTATGCCTCTGGAAATCTATGTCTTTAGTAATGATCAGGTCTGGGCCAATTACGAGGCCTTACAGGCAGATATCTTTGATCATCTGATCGCTATCCTGCCCTATTTTGACCTCCGCGTTTTTCAGGAGCCTTCTGGCTACGATTTCAGGGCGATCTCTTTCTCCAAAAGCGAGACCCGGCCGGTTGAACAATAA